Proteins encoded by one window of Halorubrum ruber:
- a CDS encoding helix-turn-helix domain-containing protein: MYTEAELRVLAAAQGEPTVSALAEELDRSVNYVSELLDQMEEKGLVHTTRSGKTKHVHRSSARAIELYDQFVQRYPHIPFAELLGGATLRVLYHLATPASPTDLAEQAGVHRSTVYRSLSPLQHRGLVYRDDGRFALNDEFEGLARLAHEFAHHRNRNRTEEHADTYTILWESLDEFLVQTDELIGTSAFHITGPEKFQAFELPLLARKRRYYLYSESTNEISPEELCCHMLVIGDDTRSRSYCLLLLGEVDVDRDDLLDIATTYGVEDDVRALLEYLDTDGETRTEKLPTWDEFRDLADEYGVAV; encoded by the coding sequence ATGTACACCGAGGCCGAACTCCGCGTGCTGGCGGCCGCTCAGGGTGAGCCGACGGTCTCGGCCCTCGCCGAGGAACTCGATCGGAGCGTGAACTACGTCTCCGAACTCCTTGACCAAATGGAGGAGAAGGGACTCGTTCACACCACCCGATCAGGGAAGACCAAGCACGTCCACCGGTCGAGCGCGAGAGCCATCGAGCTGTACGACCAGTTCGTTCAGCGGTATCCCCACATTCCCTTCGCGGAACTGCTCGGCGGTGCGACGCTCCGGGTACTGTACCACCTCGCCACCCCGGCATCCCCGACCGACCTCGCGGAACAGGCCGGCGTTCACCGCAGCACGGTCTATCGGTCGCTCTCGCCGCTCCAGCATCGGGGTCTCGTCTACCGCGACGACGGGCGATTCGCGCTCAACGACGAATTCGAAGGGCTGGCAAGGCTGGCCCACGAGTTCGCCCACCACCGGAACCGGAACCGGACCGAGGAACACGCCGACACATACACGATCCTCTGGGAGTCGCTCGACGAGTTCCTCGTCCAGACTGACGAGCTGATCGGGACGAGCGCGTTCCATATAACCGGGCCAGAGAAGTTCCAAGCATTCGAGCTCCCGCTACTGGCTCGCAAGCGTCGGTACTACCTGTACTCCGAGTCCACCAATGAGATCTCGCCCGAGGAGCTGTGCTGCCACATGCTGGTCATCGGCGACGACACGCGTTCGCGGTCGTACTGTCTCCTGCTGCTCGGCGAGGTAGATGTCGATCGAGACGATCTGCTCGACATCGCCACGACGTACGGCGTCGAGGACGACGTGCGGGCGCTGCTGGAGTACCTCGACACCGACGGGGAGACGCGAACGGAGAAACTCCCGACGTGGGACGAGTTCCGTGACCTCGCCGACGAGTACGGGGTGGCAGTATGA
- a CDS encoding DUF6036 family nucleotidyltransferase codes for MRERFDSEYIRSELERLGDQLEAPLTVYLIGGGSMAFRDLKETTKDIDLIVTDGDTLRQLQGALLGSGYEIVRDPGEEYDELGAQRILENDDGCRIDVFNRQVVDKLILSEGMRERSEAHLNAGGLTVALVSAEDIFLFKSVAGRTDDVDDMFALVQTGLDFEIVEAELRRQIDLLGQELFVSHVNEALIALDERHNVATPLSEVVSEITERVYRELEVIQVFDDRISRSELYERIDLSSNEVDEAIRSLESKGVVNIEGDQISKESINL; via the coding sequence ATGAGAGAGCGCTTCGACAGCGAGTACATCCGCTCGGAGCTGGAGCGACTCGGCGACCAACTCGAAGCGCCGCTGACGGTCTACCTGATCGGCGGCGGATCGATGGCGTTTCGCGACCTCAAGGAGACGACGAAGGACATCGACCTCATCGTCACCGACGGGGATACGCTCCGACAGTTACAGGGCGCCTTGCTCGGCTCTGGCTACGAGATCGTTAGGGACCCGGGCGAGGAGTACGACGAACTCGGCGCACAACGCATCCTCGAGAACGACGACGGCTGTCGCATCGACGTCTTCAACCGGCAGGTGGTCGACAAGTTAATTCTCTCCGAGGGGATGCGCGAGCGGAGCGAGGCACATCTGAATGCCGGGGGGTTGACCGTTGCGCTCGTCAGCGCCGAGGACATCTTCCTGTTCAAGTCGGTCGCCGGGCGCACTGACGACGTCGACGACATGTTCGCACTGGTACAGACGGGTCTGGACTTCGAGATCGTCGAGGCGGAACTCCGGCGACAGATCGACCTCCTCGGACAGGAGCTGTTCGTCTCGCACGTGAACGAGGCCCTGATCGCGCTCGACGAGCGGCACAACGTCGCGACGCCGCTCTCCGAGGTGGTGAGCGAAATCACCGAGCGCGTGTACCGGGAACTCGAAGTGATACAGGTGTTCGACGACAGGATCTCCCGGTCAGAGTTGTACGAGCGAATCGATCTCTCGTCAAACGAAGTAGACGAGGCCATCCGCAGTCTCGAGAGCAAGGGTGTCGTGAATATCGAGGGCGATCAGATATCGAAGGAGTCGATCAACCTTTGA
- the samp2 gene encoding ubiquitin-like small modifier protein SAMP2 translates to MDVTVEVVGEGSEEYSLAADATYDDLIRAAGYHPQEASALVDGSPVPGDRVVDAERVRVLRLIKGGATDAGETDPDA, encoded by the coding sequence ATGGACGTGACCGTCGAGGTCGTCGGCGAAGGGAGCGAGGAGTACAGCCTCGCCGCCGACGCGACGTACGACGACCTGATCCGCGCCGCGGGCTACCACCCGCAGGAGGCGTCGGCGCTGGTCGACGGATCGCCGGTCCCCGGCGACCGCGTCGTCGACGCCGAGCGGGTCCGTGTCCTCCGGCTGATAAAGGGCGGCGCGACGGACGCCGGCGAGACGGACCCCGACGCGTGA
- a CDS encoding methyl-accepting chemotaxis protein, with product MNSDDARRRSERGSADGDGSTASTNVDRSAASTDADATTDGGVASGETAAASGAAAGDDVPVSAFREAAEQLADGDLGARFPAEEADGEAAALAATLNEFVDGVAETVSAVDGFGDEVAGATEHVRSNVDRAKAQSDEVYAAVDDIEAAATRQRDDIAAATSELQTVSAATEEVAASADEVAETAAGVAERTDEGTDAATAAIEELRVVDERTEEALDRVETLESEVAAIEDVTDLIQDIADETNILALNASIEAARAGEAGAGFEVVAEEVKSLAEEARDATSEIESSIRSVRAETDATVDEMTEMRERADEGITTAEEALEAFTDLAADVEETTSGVEEIRDATDDQATSIEAVVDAVESVGDLAEETAADAGDATAVAHAQKTSLAEVAAGASTLADRTGTLDDALDAYDADGAAADDAVVLDFWHAFGGRKARLLDEFAAEFAAETDGVAVRPASKGSYRGVFEATLAAADRGDPPAIAHLYEIGTQRALDSGAFMPVERLLDPDTAAAGFSPDDLLDPVANYYRTDGVLHSMPFNASTPVLYYDRAAFERAGLDPDDPPETFDEVRRCAEQLVERGATETGITFATYSWFVEQWFAEAGEPLVDADNGRGGTPTESRFDGPVGERVYRWIADMAADGLYHDPGIEARGQAREAFHEGRAGMLIGSTSSMVGVREGASFPVGVGYFPVADERHGVVVGGGSLWVADGASPAEQRAAASFLGWLAAPERQARWHRETGYFPVHEGAVDRLDRDGWFDENPGYRTAINQLLDAEDAVATTGARIGPFDTVRTLVAEASVDAREHGVESAVERLADSTALQLERYAEERADGS from the coding sequence ATGAACAGTGACGACGCGAGACGCCGGTCCGAGCGGGGTTCCGCCGACGGGGACGGCTCGACGGCATCGACGAACGTGGACCGTTCGGCGGCATCGACGGACGCGGACGCGACCACCGACGGCGGGGTTGCGTCCGGCGAGACGGCGGCGGCCTCCGGCGCCGCCGCGGGCGACGACGTTCCGGTCTCGGCGTTCCGTGAGGCCGCGGAACAGTTGGCCGACGGCGACCTCGGAGCGCGGTTCCCGGCCGAGGAGGCCGACGGCGAGGCGGCGGCGCTGGCGGCGACGCTCAACGAGTTCGTCGACGGGGTCGCCGAGACCGTCTCCGCCGTCGACGGCTTCGGCGACGAGGTGGCGGGCGCGACCGAACACGTCCGGTCGAACGTCGACCGCGCGAAGGCGCAGAGCGACGAGGTGTACGCCGCGGTCGACGACATCGAGGCGGCCGCGACCCGCCAGCGCGACGACATCGCGGCCGCGACGAGCGAACTCCAGACCGTCTCGGCCGCCACCGAGGAGGTCGCCGCCTCCGCGGACGAGGTGGCCGAGACCGCGGCCGGCGTCGCCGAGCGGACCGACGAGGGGACCGACGCCGCGACCGCCGCCATCGAGGAGCTCCGCGTCGTGGACGAGCGGACCGAGGAGGCGCTCGACCGCGTCGAGACGCTGGAATCCGAGGTCGCGGCGATCGAGGACGTCACCGACCTGATCCAGGACATCGCCGACGAGACGAACATCCTCGCGCTCAACGCCTCGATCGAGGCCGCCCGCGCGGGCGAGGCCGGCGCGGGCTTCGAGGTGGTCGCCGAGGAGGTCAAGAGCCTCGCGGAGGAGGCGCGGGACGCGACCAGCGAGATCGAGTCGTCGATCCGGTCGGTGCGCGCCGAGACGGACGCGACCGTCGACGAGATGACCGAGATGCGCGAGCGCGCCGACGAGGGGATAACTACCGCCGAGGAGGCGCTGGAGGCGTTCACCGACCTCGCCGCCGACGTCGAGGAGACGACGAGCGGCGTCGAGGAGATCCGCGACGCCACCGACGACCAGGCGACCTCGATCGAGGCGGTGGTCGACGCGGTCGAGTCGGTCGGCGACCTCGCGGAGGAGACGGCCGCGGACGCCGGCGACGCCACCGCGGTCGCGCACGCGCAGAAGACGTCGCTGGCCGAGGTGGCCGCCGGGGCCTCGACGCTCGCCGACCGGACCGGCACCCTCGACGACGCGCTCGACGCCTACGACGCGGACGGCGCCGCGGCCGACGACGCCGTCGTCCTCGACTTCTGGCACGCGTTCGGCGGCCGCAAGGCCCGGCTCCTCGACGAGTTCGCGGCCGAGTTCGCGGCCGAGACCGACGGGGTCGCGGTCCGGCCCGCCTCGAAGGGGAGCTACCGCGGCGTGTTCGAGGCGACGCTCGCGGCGGCGGACCGGGGCGACCCGCCCGCGATCGCGCACCTCTACGAGATCGGCACCCAGCGCGCGCTCGACAGCGGGGCGTTCATGCCCGTCGAGCGCCTCCTCGATCCCGACACCGCGGCCGCAGGCTTCTCGCCCGACGACCTGCTCGACCCCGTGGCCAACTACTACCGGACCGACGGCGTCCTCCACTCGATGCCGTTCAACGCGTCGACGCCCGTGCTGTACTACGACCGCGCGGCGTTCGAGCGCGCTGGGTTAGACCCCGACGACCCGCCGGAGACGTTCGACGAGGTCCGCCGCTGCGCCGAGCAGCTCGTCGAGCGCGGCGCGACCGAGACGGGGATCACGTTCGCGACGTACTCGTGGTTCGTCGAGCAGTGGTTCGCCGAGGCCGGCGAGCCGCTCGTCGACGCCGACAACGGGCGGGGCGGCACGCCGACCGAGAGCCGGTTCGACGGGCCGGTCGGCGAGCGGGTCTACCGCTGGATCGCCGACATGGCGGCCGACGGCCTCTACCACGACCCCGGTATCGAGGCCCGCGGGCAGGCCCGGGAGGCGTTCCACGAGGGGCGCGCCGGGATGCTGATCGGCTCCACCTCCTCGATGGTCGGCGTGCGGGAGGGAGCCTCCTTCCCGGTCGGCGTCGGCTACTTCCCGGTCGCCGACGAGCGACACGGCGTCGTCGTCGGCGGCGGGTCGCTGTGGGTCGCGGACGGCGCGTCGCCGGCCGAGCAGCGCGCCGCCGCGTCGTTCCTCGGCTGGCTCGCGGCGCCGGAGCGACAGGCGCGCTGGCACCGCGAGACCGGCTACTTCCCGGTCCACGAGGGCGCGGTCGACCGGCTCGACCGCGACGGGTGGTTCGACGAGAACCCCGGCTACCGCACCGCGATAAACCAGCTGCTCGACGCCGAGGACGCGGTCGCCACGACCGGCGCCCGGATCGGCCCGTTCGACACGGTTCGGACGCTCGTCGCCGAGGCGTCCGTCGACGCCCGCGAGCACGGTGTCGAGTCCGCGGTCGAACGGCTCGCCGACAGCACCGCCCTGCAGCTCGAACGGTACGCCGAGGAGCGTGCCGACGGGTCGTAA
- the gatB gene encoding Asp-tRNA(Asn)/Glu-tRNA(Gln) amidotransferase subunit GatB, with product MSTQAATADRTVVIGLEVHVQLETDTKIFCGCSTEPGDDEEPNTRTCPTCLGLPGALPVLNEAAVEAAVKVGKAIDADIPETTTFHRKNYYYPDLPKNFQLTQYDAPICADGELEIRVDGEPRTVGITRAHLEEDPGSLQHAGGSIESATHTLVNYNRAGTPLMEIVTEPDFRSPAETRAFLAKLEEVLEYLGVFDPGRDGSLRVDANVSLVPDEHVADDGTIDGDALDDVNRAEVKNISSHKGAEQALAYEVTRQENVLRRGREIEQETRHWDEDRGVTVGMRSKEAEKDYRYFREGDLPALEVADWKEQIAIPELPDARRERFREEYGLDREAASKLTSTKAVADFFEDVASEFDPDLAATWVADNLLGELNYREMEITDVEDRLDEFTRLIELVAADELTVKNAEEVVLREMLDEGDDPETVIEREGLGKAESGEVEAAVEAAIDENPGAVSDYHDGDEGAINFLVGQVMQATGGSADPGQVNGLLREELDG from the coding sequence ATGAGCACGCAGGCCGCGACGGCGGACCGGACAGTCGTGATCGGGCTGGAGGTCCACGTCCAGCTCGAGACCGACACGAAGATCTTCTGCGGCTGCTCGACGGAGCCCGGAGACGACGAGGAGCCGAACACGCGCACCTGCCCGACCTGCCTCGGGCTGCCGGGCGCGCTCCCCGTCCTCAACGAGGCCGCCGTCGAGGCCGCCGTGAAGGTGGGGAAGGCGATCGACGCCGACATCCCCGAGACGACCACGTTCCACCGGAAGAACTACTACTACCCCGACCTCCCGAAGAACTTCCAGCTCACCCAGTACGACGCGCCGATCTGCGCGGACGGCGAGCTGGAGATCCGCGTCGACGGCGAGCCGCGGACGGTCGGGATCACCCGCGCGCACCTCGAAGAGGACCCCGGCAGCCTCCAGCACGCCGGCGGCTCGATCGAGTCGGCGACGCACACCCTCGTCAACTACAACCGCGCGGGCACCCCCCTCATGGAGATTGTCACGGAGCCGGACTTCCGCTCGCCGGCCGAGACGCGCGCGTTCCTCGCGAAGCTGGAGGAGGTCCTCGAATACCTCGGCGTCTTCGACCCCGGCCGCGACGGGAGCTTACGCGTCGACGCCAACGTCTCTCTCGTCCCCGACGAACACGTCGCGGACGACGGGACGATCGACGGCGACGCGCTCGACGACGTGAACCGCGCCGAGGTGAAGAACATCTCCAGCCACAAGGGCGCGGAGCAGGCGCTCGCCTACGAGGTCACCCGCCAGGAGAACGTCCTCCGGCGCGGCCGCGAGATCGAACAGGAGACCCGCCACTGGGACGAGGACCGCGGCGTCACCGTCGGGATGCGCTCGAAGGAGGCCGAGAAGGACTACCGCTACTTCCGCGAGGGCGACCTCCCCGCCCTTGAGGTGGCCGACTGGAAGGAACAGATCGCGATCCCGGAGCTGCCCGACGCCCGCCGCGAGCGCTTCCGCGAGGAGTACGGGCTCGACCGCGAGGCGGCCTCGAAGCTCACCTCCACGAAGGCGGTCGCGGATTTCTTCGAGGACGTGGCGAGCGAGTTCGACCCCGACCTCGCCGCGACGTGGGTCGCCGACAACCTGCTCGGCGAGCTCAACTACCGCGAGATGGAGATAACCGACGTCGAGGACCGCCTCGACGAGTTCACGCGCCTGATCGAGTTAGTCGCCGCCGACGAACTCACCGTGAAGAACGCCGAGGAGGTCGTCCTCCGCGAGATGCTCGACGAGGGCGACGACCCCGAGACGGTCATCGAGCGCGAGGGGCTCGGGAAGGCCGAGAGCGGCGAGGTCGAGGCCGCGGTCGAAGCCGCCATCGACGAGAACCCCGGCGCCGTGAGCGACTACCACGACGGCGACGAGGGCGCGATCAACTTCCTCGTCGGGCAGGTGATGCAGGCGACCGGCGGCAGCGCCGACCCTGGCCAGGTGAACGGGCTGCTGCGCGAGGAGTTAGACGGCTGA
- a CDS encoding PAS domain-containing protein — protein MLAYSVEDDPDAAIDASRLGVEYVSGRRLAADGETLADRAGAAEEREGGDSGRGDGPRDDDGRQDGPRGDDDRAFLEPFVRIVSDRRADLEEQIDALLELGRDYLGLSIGYSSRIAGDRLEIRQYSDATGVLDPIAGDEADGDGSVPLELTYCRRTVSGRAAGRGTDGEPVGQETDGEPIERGADGDDGDRKRNGCPDVFAFTDPEAAGMVGDPAYEQFGFGSYVGGRVVVDEEVFGTICFLDPESRDRPFDAAEELFVELLAEWLGRAIERRLAFEEREAAVERYEETLERIDDAFFALDDEWRFTYVNETAATLLERDPDELLGADVWEEFPAAIGEEYERNYRRAMAEQETVSFEAHYEPLDLWTEVTAYPSQDGLSVFFVDVTDRKRREETLERLLGTVERIQRESDAEAVAERLVEAADEVLDYRISAVRLFDAAENELRLAVTSDGIGEAFAESRRPRPPGEGITGQVFERGETRVCDDIAAVEGPVARDGDAGSGERYEYHGMRSFVAVPLADHGVFVVGSTEPDAFDESDVTVLELLATNAVATMDANDRRERLRTYENALKNVDDMVCVLDREGTVTYATRPFVSWVAGREADGRRGLDGDADGPVVGRRLDELVSPTSRERVADAVAALAADGGESDPGATRTVDLTRDRDGDERPRHGELRLSALSGPGSGVVGSLSDTTDLRRTRAELSTERDRFRQLFERIPDPVLEVVMADDETVIDGINPAFESQFGVDESAVRGQRIAALDIEVGRLGDERGDRTDGESLAATVREQGFVTAELRRQTVDGPREFLFRGFSYETEGTRRAFGIYTDITDRKRRERYVRIVNRILRHNLRNELNVVFGFAGEIAELADDERVRDYAERIEATGQRLIDVTEGAAAIRRVVEEGYVTDPEPVSVSRVVDEAVARHAERRPDARIEADIPDGVAVRGDDRFATAIDHLVENAVDHGGDEPRVAVTAERDLDEGVVTVTVADDGPGIPDAVREVITGEGEVTQLRHNTGVGLWIVAWVVEAYGGAIRFGDGLDGRGAAVTLALPAAE, from the coding sequence GTGCTCGCGTACTCGGTCGAGGACGACCCCGACGCCGCGATCGACGCGAGCCGGCTCGGCGTCGAGTACGTCTCGGGCCGGCGGCTCGCGGCCGACGGCGAGACGCTCGCGGACCGCGCGGGCGCAGCCGAGGAGCGTGAGGGCGGCGACAGCGGCCGGGGGGACGGCCCCCGAGACGACGACGGCCGACAGGATGGGCCCCGCGGCGACGACGACCGCGCGTTCCTCGAACCGTTCGTGCGGATCGTCTCCGATCGGCGCGCCGACCTCGAAGAGCAGATCGACGCGCTGCTCGAACTCGGCCGCGACTACCTCGGGCTGTCGATCGGCTACTCGTCCCGTATCGCCGGCGACCGTCTCGAAATTCGACAGTACAGCGACGCCACGGGCGTCCTCGATCCGATCGCGGGCGACGAGGCGGACGGCGACGGGTCGGTCCCGCTGGAGCTGACCTACTGCCGGCGGACGGTGAGCGGTCGCGCCGCCGGGCGCGGAACCGACGGCGAGCCGGTCGGCCAGGAAACCGACGGCGAGCCGATCGAGCGCGGCGCCGACGGTGACGACGGCGATCGGAAACGGAACGGGTGCCCCGACGTGTTCGCGTTCACCGACCCCGAGGCCGCCGGGATGGTGGGCGACCCGGCGTACGAGCAGTTCGGCTTCGGCAGCTACGTCGGCGGGCGCGTCGTCGTCGACGAGGAGGTGTTCGGCACGATCTGTTTCCTCGACCCCGAGTCGCGAGACCGGCCGTTCGACGCGGCCGAGGAGCTGTTCGTGGAGCTGCTCGCCGAGTGGCTCGGCCGCGCGATAGAGCGTCGGCTGGCCTTCGAGGAGCGCGAGGCGGCGGTCGAGCGGTACGAGGAGACGCTCGAACGGATCGACGACGCGTTCTTCGCGCTCGACGACGAGTGGCGGTTCACCTACGTCAACGAGACGGCCGCGACGCTTCTGGAGCGCGACCCCGACGAGCTGCTCGGCGCCGACGTCTGGGAGGAGTTCCCGGCCGCGATCGGCGAGGAGTACGAGCGGAACTACCGGCGGGCCATGGCGGAACAGGAGACGGTCTCGTTCGAGGCGCACTACGAGCCGCTCGACCTCTGGACCGAGGTGACCGCCTACCCCTCTCAGGACGGCCTCTCCGTGTTCTTCGTCGACGTCACGGACCGCAAGCGACGCGAGGAGACGCTCGAACGCCTGCTGGGAACGGTCGAGCGCATCCAGCGCGAGTCCGACGCCGAGGCCGTGGCCGAGCGGCTGGTCGAGGCCGCGGACGAGGTGCTCGACTACCGCATCAGCGCGGTGCGGCTGTTCGACGCGGCCGAAAACGAGCTCCGGCTCGCCGTCACGAGCGACGGGATCGGCGAGGCGTTCGCCGAGAGCCGACGACCGCGCCCGCCGGGCGAGGGAATCACGGGCCAGGTGTTCGAGCGGGGCGAGACCCGTGTGTGCGACGACATCGCGGCCGTCGAGGGGCCGGTGGCGCGCGACGGCGACGCGGGGAGCGGCGAGCGCTACGAGTACCACGGCATGCGCTCGTTCGTCGCGGTGCCGCTCGCGGACCACGGCGTCTTCGTCGTCGGCTCCACGGAGCCGGACGCGTTCGACGAGAGCGACGTCACCGTCCTCGAGCTGCTGGCGACGAACGCCGTCGCGACGATGGACGCCAACGACCGCCGGGAGCGGCTGCGAACCTACGAGAACGCGCTGAAGAACGTCGACGACATGGTGTGCGTGCTCGACCGCGAGGGAACCGTCACGTACGCGACTCGGCCGTTCGTCTCGTGGGTCGCCGGTCGCGAGGCCGACGGGCGACGGGGCCTCGACGGCGACGCCGACGGGCCGGTCGTCGGCCGCCGGCTCGACGAGCTCGTCTCCCCGACCTCCCGCGAGCGGGTTGCGGACGCGGTCGCGGCGCTCGCCGCCGACGGGGGCGAGAGCGATCCCGGCGCCACCCGCACGGTGGACCTGACGCGCGACCGGGACGGCGATGAGCGCCCGCGACACGGCGAGCTGCGGCTGTCCGCGCTGTCCGGCCCGGGGAGCGGCGTCGTGGGGTCGCTGTCGGACACCACCGACCTCCGCCGGACGCGTGCGGAGCTGTCGACGGAACGGGACCGCTTCCGACAGCTGTTCGAGCGGATCCCGGACCCGGTGTTGGAGGTCGTCATGGCCGACGACGAGACGGTGATCGACGGGATCAACCCCGCGTTCGAGTCGCAGTTCGGCGTCGACGAGTCCGCCGTCCGCGGCCAGCGCATCGCCGCGCTCGACATCGAGGTCGGGCGGCTGGGCGACGAACGGGGCGATCGGACCGACGGCGAGTCGCTCGCGGCGACGGTCCGCGAGCAGGGGTTCGTCACGGCGGAGCTGCGCCGGCAGACGGTCGACGGCCCCCGCGAGTTCCTCTTCCGCGGGTTCAGCTACGAAACCGAGGGGACCCGCCGGGCGTTCGGCATCTACACCGACATCACCGACCGGAAGCGGCGGGAGCGGTACGTCCGGATCGTCAACCGGATCCTCAGGCACAACCTGCGCAACGAGCTGAACGTCGTGTTCGGGTTCGCGGGCGAGATCGCGGAGCTGGCGGACGACGAGCGGGTCCGCGACTACGCCGAGCGGATCGAGGCGACCGGCCAGCGGCTGATCGACGTCACCGAGGGTGCCGCGGCGATCCGTCGCGTGGTCGAGGAGGGGTACGTGACCGACCCGGAACCGGTCTCCGTCTCGCGAGTGGTCGACGAGGCGGTCGCGCGCCACGCCGAGCGACGCCCCGACGCGCGGATCGAGGCCGACATCCCGGACGGCGTCGCGGTCCGCGGCGACGACCGGTTCGCGACCGCGATCGACCATCTCGTGGAGAACGCGGTCGACCACGGCGGCGACGAGCCCCGAGTCGCGGTGACCGCCGAGCGCGACCTCGACGAGGGGGTCGTGACGGTGACCGTCGCCGACGACGGCCCGGGGATCCCCGACGCGGTGCGCGAGGTGATCACCGGCGAGGGGGAGGTGACGCAGCTCCGGCACAACACCGGCGTCGGCCTGTGGATCGTCGCGTGGGTCGTCGAGGCGTACGGGGGCGCGATCCGCTTCGGCGACGGCCTCGACGGCCGCGGAGCGGCCGTGACGCTCGCGCTTCCCGCGGCGGAGTAG
- a CDS encoding dihydrofolate reductase translates to MRLVSVAALAENRVIGRDGEVPWPHIEADVRQYRERVAGSPVILGRRTFDSMRGDLPGSRQIVVSRSVDAVDAPTAVVANGVEEALDLARDLVGSAPAPTADEEAAGPTADAEAAEAGTDADRVAAEADRVAAEADPIPEESADAGGTGTPGETDDVVYVLGGGGIYELFQPHLDEMVLSHVDGAYEGDTRYPEWDESEWEIAEETAYDRFTLREWARRER, encoded by the coding sequence GTGAGACTCGTCAGCGTCGCCGCGCTCGCGGAGAACCGCGTGATCGGGAGAGACGGCGAGGTGCCGTGGCCCCACATCGAGGCGGACGTCAGGCAGTACCGCGAGCGCGTCGCGGGCTCGCCGGTAATCCTCGGCCGCCGCACCTTCGACTCGATGCGCGGCGACCTCCCGGGGAGCCGGCAGATCGTCGTGAGCCGCAGCGTCGACGCCGTCGACGCCCCGACCGCGGTCGTCGCGAACGGCGTCGAGGAGGCGCTCGACCTGGCCCGTGACCTTGTCGGGTCGGCGCCCGCCCCGACGGCGGACGAGGAGGCAGCCGGCCCAACCGCGGACGCCGAGGCGGCCGAAGCGGGCACCGACGCGGACCGGGTCGCCGCCGAGGCGGACCGAGTCGCCGCCGAGGCAGACCCGATACCCGAGGAGTCGGCGGACGCCGGCGGGACCGGCACCCCCGGAGAGACCGACGATGTCGTCTACGTCCTCGGCGGCGGCGGGATCTACGAGCTGTTCCAGCCGCACCTCGACGAGATGGTCCTCAGCCACGTCGACGGCGCCTACGAGGGCGATACGCGCTACCCCGAGTGGGACGAAAGCGAGTGGGAGATCGCGGAGGAAACAGCGTACGACCGGTTCACGCTGCGCGAGTGGGCGCGTCGGGAGCGCTGA
- a CDS encoding 23S rRNA (uridine(2552)-2'-O)-methyltransferase: MSGKDDYYNRSKQQGYRARSAYKLKQIAEEADLLAPGDTVVDLGAAPGGWLQVAAEEVGDGGTVVGVDLQRIDEFDEHDVETLRGDMTEERTRHYLREAVGEGGADAVLSDMAPNMTGEYNLDHARSVHLARQALDTADELLAPGGDFVVKVFQGEDLDTFRDDVADSFQYVRTVSPPASRDSSSEVYLVAKGYTTSPVAEGDRVEVTVEEEGDEGDGIAYVEGYTLFVDGDVGETLTVEVTDVKPRFGFAEPVDEGGSDASN; encoded by the coding sequence ATGTCAGGCAAAGACGACTACTACAACCGGTCCAAACAGCAGGGGTACCGCGCCCGGTCCGCCTACAAGCTGAAACAGATAGCCGAGGAGGCGGACCTGCTCGCCCCCGGCGACACCGTGGTCGACCTCGGCGCCGCCCCCGGTGGGTGGCTTCAGGTCGCGGCCGAGGAGGTGGGCGACGGCGGCACCGTCGTCGGCGTCGACCTCCAGCGCATCGACGAGTTCGACGAGCACGACGTCGAGACGCTCCGCGGCGACATGACCGAGGAGCGCACCCGCCACTACCTGCGCGAGGCGGTCGGCGAGGGCGGCGCGGACGCGGTCCTCTCGGACATGGCGCCGAACATGACCGGCGAGTACAACCTCGACCACGCCCGGTCGGTCCACCTCGCGCGGCAGGCGCTGGACACCGCGGACGAGCTGCTCGCGCCCGGCGGCGACTTCGTCGTGAAGGTGTTCCAAGGGGAGGACCTCGACACCTTCCGCGACGACGTGGCGGACTCGTTCCAGTACGTTCGCACGGTCTCCCCGCCCGCCTCGCGGGACTCGTCCTCGGAGGTGTACCTCGTCGCGAAGGGGTACACGACCTCGCCGGTCGCCGAGGGCGACCGGGTCGAGGTGACCGTCGAGGAGGAGGGCGACGAGGGCGACGGCATCGCCTACGTCGAGGGGTACACGCTGTTCGTCGACGGCGACGTGGGCGAGACGCTCACGGTCGAGGTCACCGACGTCAAGCCGCGGTTCGGCTTCGCCGAGCCCGTCGACGAGGGCGGCTCGGACGCGTCGAACTGA